The genomic segment TAGTAAGATATCACTTGGAATGTGGCTTGACCATCACAGAAGCAATTTTAATTGTAGAGGTTGTATAGCACGCACAGGAGTAGGAGCTTCAGGGGTAGACTGCCTGGGCACAAATCCTGGCCCCTCCCTTCCTGGCCCCAAGTGCAGATAGGCAACAAGTAGacattgatgaatgaataattttCTCAACATAAAGTTAATTTGTGACTGTTGTAGAAAATTCAGTAAATACAAAAGGACCAAGAAGTTAatggtgatttttgttttttttaactaaagtagTGGTAAAATTAAGTAATCCCTACTTAAATTATACCCACTTGGTATCTAACTTTaatctttgtgtatgtgtttaaaattaaataatgggTAATAACTAATAATAATTAGGTAATAACCTAATTTTTTCACAGTGTATAATGAATGTCTGctcatataattaaatattacacATCATTTTGATGGTTCTGTATATAATGgttccattatataaatatataccataTGTTATGTCACCCATCCCCTACCCTATTATTGAacatatgttttttgtttttatgtttttgtagTTGTTTGCTTAACACATATATGATGTGTATGTATACTTTCAAAGATGTAGAATTGTTAATAAAACACTGtgcaaaattttataatttccaaTACATATTGTCAGAATGACTACCAGAAAGATTGTACCAGCATCGTGTTCCCAGGAATGGTGATGCTAACTGAACCAGCAGTGTAAAATGTTGGTTGGCGTGTCATAATTCCTATGTAGGTATGTCCCCAGTACTGTACATTGGCATCGTTGGTTTGTTCGTTGTAAATTCCTGAAATCGTAGCATGCTTTTGGCCATTGTCTCTGTGTTTCTCTCAGATTGCAGTAATGTTTACGATGCCTCTTATAAAGTCAAAGGATTTGTACCAATCTTCATTTGACCAACAgttttttgccatttttttaaattcaagtgtAGTTGGTttatattatgttagtttcacaCTTAGAATATAGTGCTTCAGTAtctttatagattatacttcaaTTTGTTATAAAATACCAttattccctgtgctgcacaataTATccatgtagcttatttattttatacataatagtttgtacatCTTAATCGCCCCTACCACTGTCTtgcccttcttcctttccttctgcctAATGGTAGCCACTAGTCTAttctctatctgtgagtctgtttctgatttgttatattcgttttattttttagattccgcatataagggataagacagtatttgtctttctctctctgacttatttcactgagcataataccCTCTCCGTCCATCCACGTTGTTACAATGGTGGAATTTcatttgccatttatttatttaactatttccTTTAAAGGTCTCCCCTGCCTTTAGCTGTCAGTAAACTTACATTTAACttttatgtttgtatttattttactgaTACTAATGTCTGAGTCCTGCCTCCAAAACACTGATTTAATTGGTTTTGGGGTGCAGACTGAGCAGGAATAGTGTTTTTAAGATCCCTAGGAGATTCTAGTGTGAAGCCAGAGTTGAAAATCATTGATCTATGTTGATATTATTTCTTGGCACTTTAGTAGCcaaggttttatccctgggtcagtaagatcccttggagaagggcatggcaacccactccagtattcttgcctggagaatcccatggacagaggagcctggtgtgctacagtccatggggtcacaaagagttggacatgactgagcaactaatacattTTTAGTAGCCTCTGCAACtttatttcggagaaggcgatggcaccccactccagtactcatgcctggaaaatcccatggacggaggagcctgataggctgcagtccatggggtcgagaagagtcggagacgactgagcgtcttcactttcacttttcactttcacgcattggagaaggaaatggcaacccactccagtgttcttgcctggagaatcccagggacgggggagcctggtgggctgccgtctatggggtcgcacagagtcggacacgactgaagcgacttagcagcagcagcagcagcaactttacTTGCATCCCTTGTATCtattatcttccctggtggctcagaggttaaagcatctgcctgcaatgtgggagacctgggttcgatccctgggtcgggaagatcccctagagaaggaaatggcaacccactccagtattcttgcctggagaatcccttggacagaggagcctggtaggctacagtccattgtgtcacgaagagtcggacatgactgagcgacttcactttctttctttctttctggtgtCTATTGTTGTGGGGTCAGATATCTTTGGAATGCCACATAACAACATTGCTTAAGCAAACAGATTGACTCTACCACTCAAATTTAGGAACATAAGATATGGGCATTAGTTCAAAGCATGTGATGGTATTCACTCTCCCTAACTGGCTGGCCAGTCGTGagaaaagcaatatatatattgGCATTACTGTTTAATACAATAATGTCACTATATATTATACTACTAATTATTACAAAGTGTTattaatatataactatatatggtAATGTAGGAGTATTTCTCAGGCAAACAGCCTTATAAGTCATTGCCATAAAAACAGTGTTAAACTACAAATTGATACTTCTAATGGTCTCTGCCTGGTTCACTTCATACTTATTTACTTCCTTATTTATATTGAAATTTCCAGCtcaccattttttattttattttgagttaTGATTGACATATaccattatattagtttcagatgtacaatatgattcagtatttgtaGACACTGTGAAATTACCACAGTAAGTCTATGAGAGAGTTACTCTCCATCATGAAAAAATAGTTatgaaaatgtttattctttttttttcttgtgatgcaGACATATAAGTTTtactgtcttagcaactttcaaatacataatactgtattattaactacagtcaccatgctgaaCACTGTATCCCCATGACCTgttttataattggaagtttgtgcTTTTTGATTCCCTTTACTCATTTGGCCTactcccccacccacctcccctctgGCAGTCACCAGTCCATTCTCTATCTGTGAGCTTGTTTTTTGAGCAAGATTCCactcttttttaatggctgaatactattccgttgtgtatatatactgcatcttttttatccattcatctattgaacaCTTATTATAGGttattttcatatcttggctattgtaaataatgctgcagtgagcatagcttaggatgcatatatctttttaatttagtgtttaattttctttagataaatacctagaagttgaattgctgaatcatgcagtagttctgtttttaatttttttgagggaaCCCcccatattttttccattttggctgcaccaatttgcattccttccaacagtgcacaagggttcccttttctccacaccctcaccaatgCTTGTTATATCTTGTccttttgataatagtcattttaacaggagtgaggtgatatcttagtGCGCATTTCTAGttcactattttaaatatagcttaAAATCCTATACTTGTATGTTTGTTTATCTGCCAgttacatgattttatttttgcttccttgGTTTTATTCTCAGTTCAGTGGATCGCTGTGATCCACTAAGTTCTACTTTGTACTCTCTCATAGTTAGACCTTAGGTCCAATCCCTGGGAGAACCCAGTATACTTTTCTATTTAAACGTTTAGTTATTAAGCATCTACCAAGGAGAGACTGTGTTATATCTTTCAATTTagaataaataatgtaaaataaaataattccttcCCATCACATAGCAGCAATTGTTTATTTCCCCCAGTATGTGGATCAATAAAGTATATTTGCTTCTTACTCTTCatgcacttcttttccatttttgtctAATAGGTTATTGAGATATGATTTTCTCCTTTTGAAATGACTCTGCTCTTTCCCCCAGTAgactttttcctctctttaaaaaaaaaaaattgtgaaatcatttaGAAATTGTTTGGGAAAATATTGCCTGTAATTCTGTCATCCAAAtgttactattttcattttttttatgaaCATATCCCTTGCTATCCAGACGTTTGCATTCCAAACTTGGAAACCAAATAGATTTATTTAGTAAAGGATATTTTGACTTTCCAGTCTTCATCCTGACTCTTCCTTGTTTTTACCTAGTTGCAGTTACAGTGTTCATAGTAATTTACAGTGATGGGTGCACACACGTAGTTTTGCTTATACATCAAATACTGTAACACTTTATGGAAGATTTTGCATGATATTTCAGCATAAAAATGAGATTCATTCATTCTGTCTTTCCCAGGACTTTCCACTGAGTATAGAACATGTGTGATTCTGTGGCAGTAACCATGCAAGTGAAGTGGGTTAGGAGGAGGGCACTGACCTCACAGTGGAAATGGATTCAGCAAGTACCTTAAATGCAGTTGAGgattgtatttttgctttttagaaaATAACTAATGTGACTTTGTTGAAAAACTCAGGGTTTGGGCTCCCTTTTTTCTCTGAAAGTAGGccacttttattttgttaaatcttATTAATGTTATTAACCTATAAATGAAAGACCTTATTTACATAGCGTCCTCAAAACATGATACTTCTTACCAATTGCTACTGTTTTttttgtggaacattcttaaatgAAGGTGTCTTCTTTCAGTCTGGCCGGGACCTTCAACAGTACCAGAGTCAGGCTAAGCAGCTCTTTCGAAAGTTGAATGAACAGTCCCCTACCAGATGCACCTTGGAAGCTGGTGCCATGACTTTTCAGTGAGTATAATCTTGATTTCTTTGTGATCATTTAAGTATGAAATACAGTAATTACACCTGAGAAGAATGGTAACTTTTTTCAAATGCAAAGGTAATTTTGAAAATAGAGTCACTCTGTGGAGGCAACTTTCCTGGCTCtaattttgcaaaactgaaatctTGGTTTCTGTATTCAGTTTGTGTACAGTAATTCACCCTGTTATCTTGTGTCCAGTAATGCTGTATGTATCATGCAGTAATAGATAACTTTTGCTTTGGGAGCTTCTTAGAGCCAGACACACATAGATTAGTACACTTGCTTAAACATTTACTGACACTGTAACTTTGAGCAGCCCACATATATTTTACTAGGCCTCGGTTACCTCTATAAAATAGGGAATCATAGGTTTATGAGAAAATCCCTGTATATCACTTAACATTTTGTCTGGCACATAGAGAATAGTCAAtaggtattatttattatttagagaatagaaaattataaaagataatTTAAGAGCATCTAATCAGTggttggagaagggcatggcaacccactccaatatgcttgcctgggaaatgccatggacagaggggcctggcaggatacagtccatggggtcgcaaagagtcagacatgacagcatctaaacaacaacagcaacgacAACAAATCAGTGGTTGTAGACAATGCATACAGCTGAGAGAGGGATCAAAGGGACTTTATTGGGTCTCAAATTACCTACAAATAATTGGTATTAAGTGTTTAATTATATGTCAAGTTTGAAGGTGCTAAAACAGgcaggattaaaaaagaaaaaagaggacaaGAAGAtcagaggaaaataagaaaggatAAGCTAAATAATCCTTAGTATGTTCGGAGCTCAGATACTGAGATAATATAGACCTAGGAAGAACCCATTGTGTTTAACTCAACCAACCAACCTTCTACTCATCAAGAATAAGCAAACAAGTATACagaatcaaaaccaaaataagaCTCTGGCCTATTGGTTAAGAAAATAGTGAACATTAGGTTTTGTAAGTTATTTCAACATtaaataatgttcagttcagttgctcagtcgtgtccgactctttgcaaccccatggactacagcacgcctgTAGTCCTgatggcctccctgtccatcaccaactcccagagtttacccaaactcatggccactgagtcagtgatgccatccaaccatctcatcctctgtcatccccttctcctcctgccttcaatatttcccagcatcaaggtcttttcaaatgagtcagctcttagtatcaggtggccaaagtattggagtttcagcttcaacatcagtccttccagtgaacacccaggactgatctcctttaggatggactggttggatctccttgcagtccaagagactcttaagagtcttctccaacaccacagttcaaaagcattaattcttcggcgctcagctttctttatagtccatctctcacatccatacataactactggaaaaaccatagtcttgactagatggacctttgttggcaaagtaatgtctctgctttttaatatgatgtctaggttggtcataactttcctttcacattatttcctttctaaataatgttgctgctgctgctaagtcacttcagtcgtgtccaactctgtgcgaccccatagacggcagcctaccaggctcccctgtccctgggattctctaggcaagaatattggagtgggttgccatttccttctccaatgcatgaaagtgaaaagtgaaagtgaagtcgctcagtgggtGCCCAACcgtcatcgaccccatggactgcagcctaccaggctcctccgtccatgggatttgccaggcaagagtactggagtggggtgccattgccttctccataaataatGTTAGAGATGCTCAATTATAATATAGTATTTTTTATCTTTACTATGGGTTAGGAACAAATGACCTAGGAAAGATCTCATGGAATTGAAAAGAGATtttcttctgcctccttctttaTAATCTTATCTCTTCCCTTATTTGGCATCTAAGAGCTGTTTGCTAAAGATGTATTCTTTGCCAGACCATGTATTAAGTCTTGCCTTTAATATTCTTAGCTTGTCCTCTTATTATAGCAGAGAGAGACACATATGCATACTGTACTATAATACCTAGGACAAGAAGTGCTATAGAGCAGAAAAAAGGAAGCAAGTTTTCAGGAAAGGGGACTCCATTCTGTGGAGTTCTGGGGTGCCTTAGAAGCCACATAGAAGGGAAAGGGATGGGGGATGTGTGTAATGCTTTGGACCCTTAAACTCCTACTTAAACTAAAAAACTTCTGACTTTATTTGCTATACATATTGGTCTTCTGGATATAATTTTGGCTCAAATAAAGAGTGCTGTGGCTACAAACtcatttgaaaaccactgagtAGCCAGCCTCTTTCCAAAAATATCTCAGACATGCAGTAATATAGTCTCCTCCAGACTGCCAGGGATGatatgatggacatgagtttgggcaagcttcggcagttggtgatggacaggggagcctggcatgctgcagtccatggggttgcaaagagtcagacatgactgagcgactgaactgaactgaaggctgccAGGGAGCTCACTCTCACAAGAAGAGTCAGTTCTGTTATTGAATAATTTGCAATTAATACAGAGTTCTTCTACCCTAGAAATTAGGAACTATTATTAGTCCTGAGATTGGTGTTTTCTGTACCCAGTAATCATTGTGACATTAACTTCTAACTTTTTAGTGTTCACAAAAATTTCCAGTTCCACAATTCTTACAGATGGAAAAAGTTtaaatgtgtgtatattattACTTGTTTACTATACATGATCAAAGGGCAGATGGAGTCACACCCCTAAGTTTTCAAGAAAAAGTCTTAAGTATTAAGATATTTTAGTTGAAGAATTATGTGATGAATAAGTATGTCTAAATACTCCTTTTGGAATATGCTTCTAATAATGGGAAgatgtttgttttctaattctaGTGATTTATGGTTTGTAATTGACTTTCTGATTTTGGCTTGAATATTTTCAAGTTTGTAtaaggaatttcctggtggtccagtggttaggactctgcccttccCTTGCCacggacctgggtttgatccctagtcggggaactaagatcctgcaagccgggTAGAATAACCAAAAACAAAGTTTGTATGGCACTGAGAGTCTGTTTCAGACTGTTGGGAGTGTTATTAATCTACAACaatttttccttgcttttttcatttttgtctcttcAGTTACATTATTGAACAAGGAGTATGTTATTTGGTTCTGTGTGAAGCTGCCTTCCCTAAGAAGCTGGCTTTTGCCTACCTAGAAGATTTACACTCAGAATTTGATGAACAGCATGGGAAGAAGGTGCCAACTGTGTCTAGACCCTACTCCTTTATTGAGTTTGGTAAGTTTTTGTGCCTTACTTCTCTGTCAGGGGAGTAGACAGTGTAGAGAAGCTAGTGAtataatttgactttttttttttaaagcttatctAATGTTTTGGATTCTGCCTCTTCTCCTATTccatgtcttttttccttttgagtgaATGAGGCTTCCTTCACATAAGTATTAATAATTTTCTCTGGCCTTTCGATATTTTCCCCATAGAGCTTGTTGCCCTTTGCTCTTTTTTGTAATTTGTTTTGATTCTTCATTAGGGTAAAAAACTGCCTGAAGATCCAGATTGACATGTAATTGCTGAGTTCTTCTTTTTCCCAATTCAGTGTcttcacccccacacacacacacagtcacagtgAGACCCATTTTATGGAGATCAGAATTTGGAAATCAGAAAGAgtggtgttttgtttcttttaatagaaCAAGATCCTCTAATTTAAGTACTAAAAGATATGTGGTATTGGGGCACAACAGTTCCTATAGGCAGAAGCATTGAGCATGGGTGTCCATATTTGTACAAGAATTATAGAAAGACTCATTGCTCAGAGCTGGTAAAATATAGGATGGTGACATATCAAAGGAAATGTCCTGTAAGTAAAAGAAAGGAGAACAAGTATGATTAGATTACATCATTGacatttttagttaaaaaataaactggtTTTGAATACTACCTCTGGATTTCTGAAGTGTTTCAAGTTTGCTAGATAAATGAGTCCTCTTGCTttgtagaaataaagaaaatgtattataGCAAAGCATTACAGTGTTTCAAAACTAAACTCTCCAAGTGCTAATTTTATCATGTCTGgttttgcagtttttatttttgtaggcGATAGAAGTTCagtaaaaccaagaaaaaaataagactgcTGTACCAAAGTCACACAGGAAATAGTTGGTACCCTCAAATTAGCTTAAAAGATTGTACACAGAGATATTAAAGGGTTATAGATGAACTGTAAGGTACAGTAACCTGAGACCAGTAGCATGGTAATTGTTATCAAACCTAGGCTTGAATGGATAAGAGCAGTTTCTGGAACTGGGAAGGAGAAAATTTATAGAAGAGGGCAATTTCAAAGGAGCAGTAACTTTTGGTGGAGAAATACTACCAGCCCAAGATGACTTctcagggaggagagagaggaatgaACCACTGTCACTGTCCACTCTCATTCCCTGCTCTTGGGGTGTCCGCTTTGGCTGAACCTAATTGGAAGCTAGACAGCATGAAACCCACTGATGTAATTCATGCAGGTTAGCTTCCCAAAGCAGAAGGCAGGGTGCAGAAGGGTGGGAGGCAGTTTAAAGGGGCAAATAAAGGGTAGCCAATACATTATCTTTAAGATTTTAGCTAAAAGTTGAAAATATAATCTTTATTAATTATTCTTTTCATAGTTTTATGATATGCAGACATTGGCAAACATGAATGAGCGTGCAGTAATATTTCGGGAAATTCCCTGTCACACTTGATACTCATTCAAGAGTCTGGTTAATCATGGACAGTTGCAAAACCAGGACTAAACTCAGAATATACTCTTACCTACTTCTTTGATGGACATGAAAAAAATTGTTAACAGTCACTTTTCTTCATCATTATAGATAcctacattcagaaaaccaagaagcTTTACATTGACAGTCGTGCTCGGAGAAACCTAGGCTCCATCAACACTGAACTGCAAGATGTGCAGAGAATCATGGTGGCGAATATTGAAGAAGTGTTACAGCGGGGAGAAGCGCTCTCAGGTATCTAAAAGCAGTACGAGTCTTATGAGCAAGTGGCTCTTATTCCACAGGCAAGGATAGCTTATTTGGGGTTACTGTTTATGCTGTCAGATTCTACCTAGT from the Bos javanicus breed banteng chromosome 3, ARS-OSU_banteng_1.0, whole genome shotgun sequence genome contains:
- the SEC22B gene encoding vesicle-trafficking protein SEC22b, with translation MVLLTMIARVADGLPLAASMQEDEQSGRDLQQYQSQAKQLFRKLNEQSPTRCTLEAGAMTFHYIIEQGVCYLVLCEAAFPKKLAFAYLEDLHSEFDEQHGKKVPTVSRPYSFIEFDTYIQKTKKLYIDSRARRNLGSINTELQDVQRIMVANIEEVLQRGEALSALDSKANNLSSLSKKYRQDAKYLNMRSTYAKLAAVAVFFIMLIVYVRFWWL